From the genome of Gorilla gorilla gorilla isolate KB3781 chromosome 4, NHGRI_mGorGor1-v2.1_pri, whole genome shotgun sequence, one region includes:
- the MRC2 gene encoding C-type mannose receptor 2, whose product MGPGRPAPAPWPRHLLRCVLLLGCLHLGRPGAPGDAALPEPNVFLIFSHGLQGCLEAQGGQVRVTPACNTSLPAQRWKWVSRNRLFNLGTMQCLGTGWPGTNTTASLGMYECDREALNLRWHCRTLGDQLSLLLGARTSNISKPGTLERGDQTRSGQWRIYGSEEDLCALPYHEVYTIQGNSHGKPCTIPFKYDNQWFHGCTSTGREDGHLWCATTQDYGKDERWGFCPIKSNDCETFWDKDQLTDSCYQFNFQSTLSWREAWASCEQQGADLLSITEIHEQTYINGLLTGYSSTLWIGLNDLDTSGGWQWSDNSPLKYLNWESDQPDNPSEENCGVIRTESSGGWQNRDCSIALPYVCKKKPNATAEPTPPDRWANVKVECEPSWQPFQGYCYRLQAEKRSWQESKKACLRGGGDLVSIHSMAELEFITKQIKQEVEELWIGLNDLKLQMNFEWSDGSLVSFTHWHPFEPNNFRDSLEDCVTIWGPEGRWNDSPCNQSLPSICKKAGQLNQGAAEEDHGCRKGWTWHSPSCYWLGEDQVTYSEARRLCTDHGSQLVTITNRFEQAFISSLIYNWEGEYFWTALQDLNSTGSFRWLSGDEVMYTHWNRDQPGYSRGGCVALATGSAMGLWEVKNCTSFRARYICRQSLGTPVTPELPGPDPTPSLTGSCPQGWASDPKLRYCYKVFSSERLQDKKSWVQAQGACQELGAQLLSLASYEEEHFVANMLNKIFGESEPEIHEQHWFWIGLNRRDPRGGQSWRWSDGVGFSYHNFDRSRHDDDDIRGCAVLDLASLQWVAMQCDTQLDWICKIPRGTDVREPDDSPQGRREWLRFQEAEYKFFEHHSTWAQAQRICTWFQAELTSVHSQAELDFLSHNLQKFSRAQEQHWWIGLHTSESDGRFRWTDGSIINFISWAPGKPRPVGKDKKCVYMTASREDWGDQRCLTALPYICKRSNVTKETQPPDLPTTALGGCPSDWIQFLNKCFQVQGQDPQSRVKWSEAQFSCEQQEAQLVTITNPLEQAFITASLPNVTFDLWIGLHASQRDFQWVEQEPLMYANWAPGEPSGPSPAPSGNKPTSCAVVLHSPSAHFTGRWDDRSCTEETHGFICQKGTDPSLSPSPAALPPAPGTELSYLNGTFRLLQKPLRWHDALLLCESRNASLAYVPDPYTQAFLTQAARGLRTPLWIGLAGEEGSRRYSWVSEEPLNYVGWHDGEPQQPGGCTYVDVDGAWRTTSCDTKLQGAVCGVSSGPPPPRRISYHGSCPQGLADSAWIPFREHCYSFHMELLLGHKEARQRCQRAGGAVLSILDEMENVFVWEHLQSYEGQSRGAWLGMNFNPKGGTLVWQDNTAVNYSNWGPPGLGPSMLSHNSCYWIQSNSGLWRPGACTNITMGVVCKLPRAEQSNFSPSALPENPAALVVVLMAVLLLLALLTAALILYRRRQSIERGAFEGARYSRSSSSPTEATEKNILVSDMEMNEQQE is encoded by the exons AACCCAACGTCTTCCTCATCTTCAGCCATGGACTGCAGGGCTGCCTGGAGGCCCAGGGCGGGCAGGTCAGAGTCACCCCGGCTTGCAATACCAGCCTCCCTGCCCAGCGCTGGAAGTGGGTCTCCCGAAACCGGCTCTTCAACCTGGGTACCATGCAGTGCCTGGGCACAGGCTGGCCAGGCACCAACACCACAGCCTCCCTGGGCATGTACGAGTGTGACCGGGAGGCACTGAATCTTCGCTGGCATTGTCGTACACTGGGTGACCAGCTGTCCTTGCTCCTGGGGGCCCGCACCAGCAACATATCCAAGCCTGGCACCCTTGAGCGTGGTGACCAGACCCGCAGTGGCCAGTGGCGCATCTACGGCAGCGAGGAGGACCTATGTGCTCTGCCCTACCACG AGGTCTACACCATCCAGGGGAACTCCCACGGAAAGCCGTGCACCATCCCCTTCAAATATGACAACCAGTGGTTCCATGGCTGCACCAGCACGGGCCGCGAGGATGGTCACCTGTGGTGTGCCACCACCCAGGACTACGGCAAAGACGAGCGCTGGGGCTTCTGCCCCATCAAGA GTAACGACTGCGAGACCTTCTGGGACAAGGACCAGCTGACTGACAGCTGCTACCAGTTTAACTTCCAGTCCACGCTGTCGTGGAGGGAGGCCTGGGCCAGCTGCGAGCAGCAGGGTGCGGATCTGCTGAGCATCACGGAGATCCACGAGCAGACCTACATCAACG GCCTCCTCACTGGGTACAGCTCCACCCTGTGGATCGGCTTGAATGACTTGGACACGAGCGGAGGCTGGCAGTGGTCGGACAACTCGCCCCTCAAGTACCTCAACTGGGAGAGTG ACCAGCCGGACAACCCCAGTGAGGAGAACTGTGGAGTGATCCGCACTGAGTCCTCGGGCGGCTGGCAGAACCGTGACTGCAGCATTGCGCTGCCCTATGTGTGCAAGAAGAAGCCCAACGCCACGGCCGAGCCCACCCCTCCAG ACAGGTGGGCCAATGTGAAGGTGGAGTGCGAGCCGAGCTGGCAGCCCTTCCAGGGCTACTGCTACCGCCTGCAGGCCGAGAAGCGCAGCTGGCAGGAGTCCAAGAAGGCATGTCTACGGGGTGGTGGCGACCTGGTTAGCATCCACAGCATGGCGGAGCTGGAATTCATCACCAAGCAGATCAAACAAG aggtggaggagCTGTGGATCGGCCTCAACGATTTGAAACTGCAGATGAATTTTGAGTGGTCTGACGGGAGCCTTGTGAGCTTCACCCACTGGCACCCCTTTGAGCCCAACAACTTCCGGGACAGTCTGGAGGACTGTGTCACCATCTGGGGCCCG GAAGGCCGCTGGAACGACAGTCCCTGTAACCAGTCCTTGCCATCCATCTGCAAGAAGGCAGGCCAGCTGAACCAGGGGGCCGCCGAGGAGGACCATGGCTGCCGGAag GGTTGGACGTGGCACAGCCCATCCTGCTACTGGCTGGGAGAGGACCAAGTGACCTACAGTGAGGCCCGGCGCCTGTGCACCGACCATGGCTCTCAGCTGGTCACCATCACCAACAG GTTTGAGCAGGCCTTCATCAGCAGCCTCATCTACAACTGGGAGGGCGAGTACTTCTGGACAGCCCTGCAGGACCTCAACAGCACCGGCTCCTTCCGCTGGCTCAGTGGGGATGAAGTCATGTACACCCACTGGAACCGGGACCAGCCCG GGTACAGCCGTGGGGGCTGCGTGGCGCTGGCCACTGGCAGCGCCATGGGGCTGTGGGAGGTGAAGAACTGTACCTCGTTCCGGGCCCGCTACATCTGCCGGCAGAGCCTGGGCACTCCAGTGACACCGGAGCTGCCTGGGCCAGATCCCACGCCCAGCCTCACTGGCTCCTGTCCCCAGGGCTGGGCCTCGGACCCCAAACTCCGGTATTGCTATAAG GTGTTCAGCTCAGAGCGGCTGCAGGACAAGAAGAGCTGGGTCCAGGCCCAGGGGGcctgccaggagctgggggccCAGCTGCTGAGCCTGGCCAGCTACGAGGaggagcactttgtggccaacatGCTCAACAAGATCTTCGG TGAATCAGAACCCGAGATCCACGAGCAGCACTGGTTCTGGATCGGCCTGAACCGTCGGGATCCCAGAGGGGGTCAGAGTTGGCGCTGGAGCGACGGCGTAGGG TTCTCTTACCACAATTTCGACCGGAGCCGGCACGACGACGACGACATCCGAGGCTGTGCGGTGCTGGACCTGGCCTCCCTGCAGTGGGTGGCCATGCAGTGCGACACACAGCTGGACTGGATCTGCAAGATCCCCAGAG GTACGGACGTGCGGGAGCCCGACGACAGCCCTCAAG GCCGACGGGAATGGCTGCGCTTCCAGGAGGCCGAGTACAAGTTCTTTGAGCACCACTCCACGTGGGCGCAGGCGCAGCGCATCTGCACGTGGTTCCAGGCCGAGCTGACCTCCGTGCACAGCCAGGCGGAGCTAGACTTCCTGAGCCACAACTTGCAGAAG TTCTCCCGGGCCCAGGAGCAGCACTGGTGGATCGGCCTGCACACCTCTGAGAGCGATGGGCGCTTCAG GTGGACAGATGGTTCCATTATAAACTTCATCTCCTGGGCACCAGGCAAACCTCGGCCTGTCGGCAAGGACAAGAAGTGCGTGTACATGACAGCCAGCCGAG AGGACTGGGGGGACCAGAGGTGCCTGACAGCCTTGCCCTACATCTGCAAGCGCAGCAACGTCACCAAAGAAACGCAGCCCCCAGACCTGCCAACTACAGCCCTGGGGGGCTGCCCCTCTGACTGGATCCAGTTCCTCAACAAG TGTTTTCAGGTCCAGGGCCAGGACCCCCAGAGCCGGGTGAAGTGGTCAGAGGCACAGTTCTCCTGTGAACAGCAAGAGGCCCAGCTGGTCACCATCACAAACCCCTTAGAGCAAG CATTCATCACAGCCAGCCTGCCCAATGTGACCTTTGACCTTTGGATTGGCCTCCATGCCTCGCAGAGGGACTTCCAGTGGGTGGAGCAGGAGCCTTTGATGTATGCCAACTGGGCACCTGGGGAGCCCTCTGGCCCTAGCCCTGCTCCCAGTGGCAACAAACCG ACCAGCTGTGCGGTGGTCCTGCACAGCCCCTCAGCCCACTTCACTGGCCGCTGGGATGATCGGAGCTGCACGGAGGAGACCCATGGCTTCATCTGCCAGAAGGGCACGG ACCCTTCCCTGAGCCCGTCCCCAGCAGCGCTGCCCCCCGCCCCGGGCACTGAGCTCTCCTACCTCAACGGCACCTTCCGGCTGCTTCAGAAGCCGCTGCGCTGGCACGATGCCCTCCTGCTGTGTGAGAGCCGCAATGCCAGCCTGGCCTACGTGCCCGACCCCTACACCCAGGCCTTCCTCACGCAGGCTGCCCGAGGGCTGCGCACGCCGCTCTGGATTGGGCTGGCTGGCGAGGAG GGCTCTCGGCGGTACTCCTGGGTCTCAGAGGAGCCGCTGAACTACGTGGGCTGGCATGACGGGGAGCCGCAGCAGCCGGGGGGCTGTACCTACGTAGATGTGGACGGGGCCTGGCGCACCACCAGCTGTGACACCAAGCTGCAGGGGGCTGTGTGTGGGGTTAGCAGTG GGCCCCCTCCTCCCCGAAGAATAAGCTACCATGGCAGCTGTCCCCAGGGACTGGCAGACTCCGCGTGGATCCCCTTCCGGGAGCACTGCTATTCTTTCCACATGGAGCTGCTGCTGGGCCACAAGGAGGCGCGACAGCGCTGCCAGAGAG CGGGTGGGGCAGTCCTGTCTATTCTGGATGAGATGGAGAATGTGTTTGTCTGGGAGCACCTGCAGAGCTATGAGGGCCAGAGTCGGGGCGCCTGGCTGGGCATGAACTTCAACCCCAAAG GAGGCACTCTGGTCTGGCAGGACAACACAGCTGTGAACTACTCCAACTGGGGGCCCCCGGGCTTGGGCCCCAGCATGCTGAGCCACAACAGCTGCTACTGGATTCAGAGCAACAGCGGGCTATGGCGCCCCGGTGCTTGCACCAACATCACCATGGGTGTCGTCTGCAAGCTTCCTCGTG CTGAGCAGAGCAACTTCTCCCCATCAG CGCTTCCAGAGAACCCAGCGGCCCTGGTGGTGGTGCTGATGGCGGTGCTGCTGCTCCTGGCCTTGCTGACCGCAGCCCTCATCCTTTACCGGAGGCGCCAGAGCATCGAGCGCGGGGCCTTTGAGGGTGCCCGCTACAGCCGCAGCAGCTCCAGCCCCACCGAGGCCACTGAGAAGAACATCCTGGTGTCAGACATGGAAATGAATGAGCAGCAAGAATAG